One Cervus elaphus chromosome 27, mCerEla1.1, whole genome shotgun sequence genomic region harbors:
- the HRH4 gene encoding histamine H4 receptor, with protein sequence MSTNGTNSSHVVPFTNDTNSSASNDINSFSKIALAFLMSLLAFAIMLGNAVVILAFVVDKNLRHRSNYFFLNLAISDFFVGVISIPLFIPHKLFKWQFENKICVFWLTTDYLLCTASVYNIVLISFDRYQSVSNAVSYRAQHTGTLKTVALMVAVWVVAFLVHGPILVSEVRKELQGDCEPKFLTQSHILALTLIFEFLIPVLLVAYFNMYIYWSLWKRGHLSRGHSGFISVPSSSSGRSFRNGLFSRPSLSNLEQSAASLRSEKSGRKSSLLSSLRAQMNSLTASKTSSLSYSDSLTLHQREHLELRRGKKLAKSLAILLGVFAICWAPYSLFTIIRSCHGTHSDLENAVYDFTFWLQWFNSFVNPFLYPLCHKRFQKAFLKLFRVKKQTIPSQNRSTSS encoded by the exons ATGTCTACTAATGGCACAAATTCTTCTCATGTGGTGCCATTTACTAATGACACAAATTCTTCTGCTAGTAATGacataaattctttttcaaaaattgctTTAGCATTTTTAATGAGCTTACTAGCTTTTGCTATAATGCTAGGAAATGCTGTGGTCATTTTAGCTTTTGTGGTGGACAAAAATCTTAGACATCGAAgtaattacttttttcttaactTGGCCATTTCGGACTTCTTTGTTG GTGTGATCTCCATTCCTTTGTTCATCCCTCACAAGCTCTTCAAGTGGCAGTTTGAAAATAAGATTTGTGTCTTTTGGCTCACTACTGACTACCTTTTGTGTACAGCATCTGTGTATAACATTGTACTCATCAGCTTTGATCGATACCAGTCAGTCTCGAATGCT GTATCTTACAGAGCTCAACATACTGGGACCTTGAAGACTGTGGCTCTGATGGTGGCCGTCTGGGTGGTGGCCTTCTTAGTGCATGGGCCAATACTAGTTTCAGAGGTTAGGAAGGAATTGCAGGGGGATTGTGAACCTAAATTCCTTACACAATCGCATATCCTTGCCCTTACATTAATCTTCGAATTCCTGATCCCAGTCTTGCTAGTGGCTTATTTCAACATGTATATTTATTGGAGCCTATGGAAGCGTGGTCATCTCAGTAGGGGGCATTCTGGATTCATTTCTGTCCCTTCCAGTAGCAGCGGACGCTCATTCAGGAATGGACTGTTTTCGAGGCCATCTCTTTCCAACCTGGAGCAATCAGCAGCATCCCTTCGTTCTGAGAAATCAGGAAGAAAGAGCAGCCTCTTGTCTTCCTTAAGAGCCCAGATGAATAGTTTAACTGCTTCCAAAACGAGCTCTCTCTCTTATTCAGATTCCCTAACTCTTCACCAAAGGGAACACCTTGAGCTGCGCAGAGGCAAGAAACTAGCCAAGTCACTGGCCATTCTTTTGGGTGTTTTTGCTATTTGCTGGGCTCCCTACTCTCTGTTCACAATTATTCGTTCATGTCATGGCACACACTCAGATCTTGAAAACGCTGTGTACGACTTCACATTTTGGCTTCAGTGGTTCAATTCCTTTGTCAATCCTTTTTTGTATCCCCTGTGTCACAAGCGTTTTCAGAAGgcctttttgaaattatttcgTGTGAAAAAGCAGACCATACCATCACAGAATCGGTCAACATCTTCTTAA